From Salinirubellus salinus, the proteins below share one genomic window:
- a CDS encoding polymer-forming cytoskeletal protein, with translation MPAVSVRSDPLDRLAIPDGTTVEEHDLVTDGDVVVGGQSAVEFGVRGRNVFAGERVNFGGDIEANGDCRLDMWCDVDGNVLVGGDAYLGERVHVGGQLMVSGDLDIGDDVDIEEGFEANGWIVIRNPMPAIVFFFMYLTQLLRMGEDETAEEMVDELHAAQEREHDPVVVPRGSRVSDDAWRVSTPATIGDGCRLHGNVRAKTLEVGSDSEMFGSLRAKGDLSVGQATVVHGDVTTRNGHVTIAADAHVRGDVSCEDLTLHHDAEVDGSIRARGEMSIVRDEARPSIGDVESEAGLEGAPRDQAETVEDDPSEETDPAPEPPETDWDSLTPAVRRVEDAAEDADTVADADEEYDSIGDDTAMEETLGDAIAEAER, from the coding sequence ATGCCTGCCGTGTCAGTCCGTTCCGACCCGCTGGACCGACTCGCCATCCCCGACGGGACGACCGTCGAGGAACACGATCTCGTCACGGACGGTGACGTGGTCGTCGGCGGGCAGAGCGCCGTCGAGTTCGGCGTCCGAGGGCGGAACGTGTTCGCCGGCGAGCGCGTGAACTTCGGCGGCGACATCGAGGCCAACGGCGACTGCCGCCTCGACATGTGGTGCGACGTGGACGGGAACGTCCTCGTCGGCGGCGACGCCTACCTCGGCGAGCGGGTCCACGTCGGCGGCCAGTTGATGGTGTCGGGTGACCTCGACATCGGCGACGACGTGGACATCGAGGAGGGGTTCGAGGCCAACGGCTGGATCGTCATCCGCAACCCGATGCCGGCCATCGTCTTCTTCTTCATGTACCTCACCCAGTTGCTGCGGATGGGCGAGGACGAGACGGCCGAGGAGATGGTCGACGAACTCCACGCCGCGCAGGAACGCGAACACGACCCCGTCGTCGTCCCGCGTGGCTCACGCGTGAGCGACGACGCGTGGCGCGTCTCCACGCCCGCGACCATCGGCGACGGCTGTCGGCTCCACGGCAACGTCCGGGCCAAGACGCTCGAGGTGGGCTCCGACAGCGAGATGTTCGGCTCCCTGCGCGCGAAGGGTGACCTCTCCGTCGGGCAGGCCACCGTCGTCCACGGTGACGTGACGACCCGCAACGGCCACGTCACCATCGCCGCCGACGCGCACGTCCGCGGCGACGTCTCCTGTGAGGACCTCACGCTCCACCACGACGCAGAGGTGGACGGGTCCATCCGCGCCCGCGGTGAGATGAGTATCGTCCGCGACGAGGCCCGGCCGTCCATCGGGGACGTGGAGAGCGAGGCGGGACTGGAAGGAGCGCCCCGTGACCAAGCGGAGACGGTCGAAGACGACCCGAGCGAGGAGACGGACCCGGCGCCCGAACCCCCCGAGACGGACTGGGACTCGCTCACGCCCGCGGTCCGGCGTGTCGAGGACGCGGCGGAGGACGCGGACACGGTTGCAGACGCCGACGAGGAGTACGACTCCATCGGCGACGACACGGCGATGGAGGAGACCCTCGGGGACGCCATCGCCGAGGCCGAGCGGTAG
- a CDS encoding sugar phosphate isomerase/epimerase family protein produces the protein MTIQQGFTVENGADEETAFAFAAERGFDFLELNMDHQFDRRRVDTEAVRDLAATYDLDLLVHLPYRVDVGTPLEHVREGSLRELEASIDTAVELGAETGVYHATTQVRASKWPHDQVRDCLYESIDRLTEYADERGFEAVVENVKSPFFDAGDLPDLFEETAATACLDSGHAHVTGQYGSEQADLLREYGDRISHVHLNETRTASGDEHLPVGLGKVDFEAIAEGMVETDWSGTCTHEVFTFDNEPRAFGKERFDELLSTAKS, from the coding sequence ATGACGATTCAACAGGGGTTCACCGTCGAGAACGGCGCCGACGAGGAGACCGCGTTCGCGTTCGCCGCCGAGCGGGGCTTCGACTTCCTCGAACTCAACATGGACCACCAGTTCGACCGGCGACGCGTCGACACCGAGGCGGTCCGTGACCTCGCGGCGACGTACGACCTCGACCTGCTGGTCCACCTCCCCTATCGCGTCGACGTCGGCACCCCGCTCGAACACGTCCGCGAGGGCTCGCTGCGCGAACTGGAGGCGAGCATCGACACGGCCGTCGAGCTCGGGGCCGAGACGGGCGTCTACCACGCCACGACGCAGGTGCGGGCATCGAAGTGGCCGCACGACCAGGTCCGGGACTGCCTCTACGAGTCCATCGACCGCCTGACCGAGTACGCCGACGAGCGGGGGTTCGAGGCCGTCGTCGAGAACGTGAAGTCGCCGTTCTTCGACGCCGGCGACCTCCCGGACCTGTTCGAGGAGACGGCCGCGACGGCGTGTCTCGACAGCGGCCACGCCCACGTCACCGGCCAGTACGGGAGCGAGCAGGCCGACCTCCTGCGCGAGTACGGCGACCGTATCTCGCACGTCCACCTGAACGAGACCCGGACCGCGAGCGGCGACGAACACCTCCCGGTCGGGCTGGGGAAGGTCGACTTCGAGGCCATCGCCGAGGGGATGGTCGAGACGGACTGGTCGGGTACCTGCACCCACGAGGTGTTCACGTTCGACAACGAACCACGGGCGTTCGGCAAGGAACGGTTCGACGAACTGCTCTCCACCGCCAAGAGTTAA
- a CDS encoding Zn-ribbon domain-containing OB-fold protein, with protein MTDHELDADSPLTLPGFFDALADGDLLGGVCADCGQVLIPPRPACYECGSRAVDVESQPNTGHVHSYTEVHTAPPAFEGDAPYTVAVVELDSGGRLLGRVDAAYEDVAIDDPVELSVRAPTEEERAVALSYETEWPIHEFELR; from the coding sequence ATGACGGACCACGAACTGGACGCCGACAGCCCGCTCACGCTGCCGGGGTTCTTCGACGCGCTGGCGGACGGGGACCTGCTCGGTGGTGTCTGTGCGGACTGCGGGCAGGTCCTGATCCCGCCGCGGCCGGCCTGTTACGAGTGCGGGAGTCGCGCGGTCGACGTGGAGTCACAGCCGAACACGGGCCACGTCCACAGCTACACCGAGGTCCACACCGCGCCGCCGGCGTTCGAGGGCGACGCCCCGTACACGGTGGCCGTGGTGGAACTGGACTCCGGGGGGCGACTGCTGGGACGCGTCGACGCCGCCTACGAGGACGTGGCCATCGACGACCCGGTCGAACTGAGCGTGCGGGCACCGACCGAGGAGGAGCGGGCCGTCGCGCTCTCCTACGAGACGGAGTGGCCGATCCACGAGTTCGAGTTGCGTTGA
- a CDS encoding thiolase C-terminal domain-containing protein — MPEPVVAAVGSSTLGRTDLPGRDLFSVALAEAFDGLPDPADVCEALYVGNQSEQYEHQIMLGTLLAEWAGMRDVPAERVEGCAAAGALSFRHAVKDVRNGEHEAVLACGVEKMTAGGTGGATDALSAAFDRALEQRSGVTAPSQYAMLAQRYLHETDATERDLAEIAVKNHGNGAQNPRAQFQEEIDVQTVLESPPIAQPLKLYECAPVGDGAAVALVTTAEKAAELGVDAVRVAGSGAAAHTLSVAERDLTEVHGARTATQTAYDEAGLEAGDIDIAEVHDAFTVCEALLAEAAGFAPKGRGYQSPLPPEERDEGWTDVELSTSGGLKARGHPIGATGVLQAVEAYEQLTGRAGDRQVEGAEHALLLNEGGLADAVTVGHVLTTEGVAR, encoded by the coding sequence ATGCCAGAGCCAGTCGTCGCCGCCGTCGGCAGTTCCACGCTCGGTCGGACCGACCTCCCCGGGCGCGACCTGTTCTCGGTGGCACTCGCAGAAGCGTTCGACGGCCTGCCGGACCCAGCAGACGTGTGTGAGGCACTCTACGTCGGCAACCAGTCCGAGCAGTACGAACACCAGATCATGTTGGGTACCCTGCTCGCGGAGTGGGCGGGGATGCGTGACGTGCCCGCCGAGCGGGTCGAGGGATGTGCGGCCGCGGGCGCACTCTCGTTCCGTCACGCGGTGAAGGACGTCCGCAACGGCGAGCACGAGGCGGTGCTGGCCTGCGGCGTCGAGAAGATGACCGCCGGGGGGACCGGTGGCGCGACGGACGCGCTCTCGGCGGCGTTCGACCGGGCGCTCGAACAGCGCTCGGGCGTGACCGCGCCGAGTCAGTACGCGATGCTGGCCCAGCGGTACCTCCATGAGACCGACGCCACGGAGCGTGATCTCGCCGAGATCGCGGTGAAGAACCACGGCAACGGGGCGCAGAACCCGCGGGCACAGTTCCAGGAGGAGATAGACGTCCAGACCGTGCTGGAGTCACCGCCGATCGCCCAGCCGCTGAAACTGTACGAGTGTGCGCCGGTGGGCGACGGCGCGGCGGTGGCGCTCGTGACGACGGCCGAGAAGGCCGCAGAACTCGGCGTCGACGCGGTCCGGGTCGCCGGCAGTGGCGCGGCGGCACACACCCTCTCGGTGGCCGAGCGCGACCTGACGGAGGTGCACGGCGCGCGTACCGCAACCCAGACGGCCTACGACGAGGCGGGTCTCGAGGCCGGGGACATCGACATCGCCGAGGTCCACGACGCGTTCACCGTCTGCGAGGCGCTGTTGGCGGAGGCCGCCGGGTTCGCACCGAAGGGTCGCGGCTACCAGAGCCCGCTCCCGCCCGAGGAGCGCGACGAGGGGTGGACGGACGTCGAACTCAGCACGAGCGGCGGCCTGAAGGCTCGCGGTCACCCCATCGGCGCGACGGGCGTGTTGCAGGCCGTCGAGGCCTACGAGCAGTTGACCGGCCGGGCGGGCGACCGGCAGGTCGAGGGGGCCGAACACGCCCTCCTGCTGAACGAGGGCGGCCTCGCCGACGCCGTGACGGTCGGACACGTCCTGACGACCGAGGGGGTGGCGCGATGA